A region from the Syntrophales bacterium genome encodes:
- a CDS encoding ATP-binding protein: protein MKNVISQLIDDFHERNLPEPVARNKEFSGVRGKADVVIGMRRAGKTWFCYQKIKELIASGIKKEEILYLNFEDDRLLEFTVNHFQEILDVYFGKYPEHRNGRCYFFFDEIQRIDQWEMFIRRLLDTENIQIFITGSSSKLLGSEIATSLRGRSIAIEIFPFSFEEFLKFHGLFSGSPKTFGANTASILRKAVKDYLEVGGFPEVQTLDRNLRIEVLQGYIDSVLLKDIVERHKVSNILVLKHLVRHCMHSAGGQFSVNKFFNTMQSMAIKCTKNSLYEYLDHLTDAFLFYKVPIHSRSEKSRLINPAKIYTVDTGLLNAMTFRNAYNYGQLLETMVFMHLRRGGYDVEYVTTKDGYEADFLARHRISGETQLIQVCWEMSDKKTFERELRGLKSAMDELSLSAGTIVTWDDETDIENGIEVIPLWKWLLR, encoded by the coding sequence ATGAAAAATGTAATTTCGCAACTTATAGATGATTTCCATGAACGGAACTTGCCTGAACCGGTAGCCCGGAATAAGGAATTTTCCGGGGTCAGGGGCAAGGCGGATGTCGTCATCGGTATGAGGCGGGCGGGCAAGACCTGGTTTTGTTATCAGAAAATAAAGGAACTGATTGCCTCGGGAATAAAAAAAGAGGAGATACTTTATCTTAACTTTGAAGATGATCGGTTGCTGGAGTTTACCGTTAATCATTTTCAGGAAATTCTCGATGTCTATTTCGGTAAATATCCCGAACATCGCAATGGCCGGTGTTATTTTTTCTTTGATGAGATTCAGCGAATTGATCAATGGGAAATGTTCATCAGGCGCCTGCTGGATACGGAAAACATTCAAATTTTTATTACCGGCTCATCTTCGAAGCTCCTTGGCTCAGAAATAGCCACCAGCTTGCGGGGGCGATCGATAGCCATAGAGATATTCCCCTTCAGCTTTGAGGAATTTTTGAAATTTCACGGGCTTTTTTCCGGCAGCCCAAAAACGTTTGGCGCGAACACGGCCTCCATCTTACGCAAGGCGGTAAAAGATTATCTGGAAGTGGGCGGCTTCCCGGAAGTGCAGACGCTGGATCGCAATCTTCGCATTGAAGTATTGCAGGGGTATATCGATTCCGTACTGCTGAAAGATATTGTCGAGCGCCATAAGGTCAGTAACATTCTTGTGCTGAAGCATCTTGTCCGCCATTGTATGCATTCTGCCGGCGGGCAATTCAGCGTCAATAAATTCTTCAATACGATGCAGAGCATGGCGATCAAATGTACCAAGAACAGCTTGTATGAATATCTTGATCATTTGACGGATGCTTTTTTGTTTTATAAAGTTCCCATTCACAGCCGTTCGGAAAAATCAAGGCTCATCAATCCGGCGAAAATCTACACGGTCGATACGGGGCTTTTGAATGCCATGACCTTTCGTAATGCATATAATTACGGACAGTTGCTGGAAACAATGGTATTTATGCACCTGCGTCGCGGGGGGTATGATGTGGAATATGTCACGACAAAAGACGGGTATGAAGCTGATTTCCTGGCGCGGCACAGAATTTCCGGCGAGACTCAACTGATCCAGGTATGCTGGGAGATGTCGGATAAAAAGACCTTCGAACGAGAACTCCGGGGATTGAAAAGCGCCATGGATGAACTTTCCCTCTCCGCCGGCACGATAGTAACCTGGGATGACGAAACCGACATCGAGAATGGCATAGAAGTCATTCCCCTCTGGAAATGGCTCCTGAGATAA
- a CDS encoding nucleotidyltransferase domain-containing protein → MAAYQERLQREKVDALAIRNAQALEEVQALVGKFLLADAGITKIILFGSLARDDVSSLDSDIDLAVACSGEHFLALVTIAQDSPFKVDLVELSTADNRIKDAIAREGTVLYEQ, encoded by the coding sequence ATGGCTGCGTATCAAGAACGTTTGCAGCGAGAAAAGGTTGATGCCCTGGCAATTCGCAATGCCCAGGCACTTGAGGAGGTGCAGGCGCTGGTCGGAAAATTCCTTTTGGCTGATGCGGGCATCACAAAAATAATCCTCTTTGGGTCACTGGCGCGCGATGATGTTTCGTCGCTGGATTCCGACATAGATCTGGCTGTCGCCTGTTCCGGCGAGCATTTTCTGGCGCTGGTTACCATTGCTCAGGACAGCCCTTTTAAGGTGGATTTGGTGGAGCTTTCTACTGCTGACAACAGAATAAAGGACGCCATAGCGCGGGAAGGGACGGTGCTTTATGAACAGTGA
- a CDS encoding AbrB/MazE/SpoVT family DNA-binding domain-containing protein → MENLATTKMSSKGQVVIPEDIRRRLNLKPGSQFMVLGEDDVVILKAILPPEM, encoded by the coding sequence ATGGAAAATTTAGCTACCACAAAGATGTCCTCCAAAGGTCAAGTTGTCATCCCCGAAGACATTCGCAGACGTCTCAATTTGAAGCCCGGTTCGCAATTCATGGTTTTGGGAGAGGATGATGTCGTTATTCTCAAGGCAATTTTGCCGCCTGAAATGTAG